A window of the Polaribacter batillariae genome harbors these coding sequences:
- a CDS encoding amidohydrolase family protein, translated as MIKKRIYILLFVISSALIAQEKPAKWDVNNPHENWLYNTFTLNTDEGTWMNLDVSPDGKTIVFDLLGDIYKMPISGGTTTILRSGLAYEVQPRFSPNGKYISFTSDAEGGNNIWVMRADGSDAKSITKEKYRLLNNAVWTPDGKSLVARKHFTSTRSVGAGEMWQYPLSGEAGLKLTTRKNDQQDVNDPSISPDGRYLYYAEDMYPGGYFQYNKDPNKQIYVIKQYDFETGKTKQVTGGPGGAARPVVSKDGKLLAFVKRVRTKTVLYIHELATGREWPIYYDLSKDQQEAWAVFGVYPHFSWLPNNKEIIFWSEGKINKINIDSKEVVNIPFEVNQDIKLAKTHRVKRKVFEPNFTSKMIKDLKTSPNGKVVVFTALGHIYKKELPNGAPIRLTSLEDFEAEPNFSPDGNSVIFVTWNDENLGAIYKVNLNGTGVTKLTSEKGIYRTPAYNNAGTRIVYRKENGNGDQGYDYTTKAGIYTAYLDGSGANKISDEGEFPTFSANDERVFFQTGGSFFGGLTKKLKSVNLNGEDVKSHFSSKLANRLVPSKSNNWVAFIHLHKLYLAPFVMNGSEINLDANTKSFHVESLSENAGINLHWSSNDQKVHWTLGDEYFSKIVENNTTNPFAKTNLSTVAATSTKIGLTTKSDIPDGRIAFTNARLITMDNDKIIENGTIVIHKNKIEKIGTSKEVAVPSNAKVYDLKGKTIMPGIVDVHAHVGAFRNGLSTQKHWQFYANLAFGVTTAHDPSVNTAAAFTLEELQKSGLMVGPRMFSTGFILYGAEGDFKAVVNNLEDARFAISRTKAFGAKSVKSYNQPRREQRQQIMQAAREYGVNVVPEGGSNFYANMSMIFDGHTGIEHNIPVAPLYKDVLTLWKNSKTGYTPTLIVNYGGMNGEFEWYQKTNVWENKTLLKYTPRYVVDTRSRHRTMVPEEEYKNGHVLVSESATNLSKLGVKVNLGAHGQLQGLGAHWELWMLQQGGLSNLEALKAATINGAAYIGAADEIGSLQVGKLADLIVMDKNPLENIRNSNSVIYTMVNGRLYDVNTMNEIGNYNKKRGKFYFENLDYNQGFPVNLKTNSFTTPTCSCH; from the coding sequence ATGATTAAAAAACGCATATATATCTTATTATTTGTAATTTCTTCTGCCTTAATTGCACAAGAAAAACCGGCAAAATGGGATGTGAATAATCCGCACGAAAATTGGTTATACAATACATTTACTTTAAATACAGACGAGGGAACTTGGATGAATTTAGATGTAAGTCCAGATGGTAAAACCATCGTTTTCGATTTATTAGGCGATATTTATAAAATGCCAATTTCTGGCGGAACTACAACTATTTTACGTTCTGGTTTGGCCTACGAAGTGCAACCTAGGTTTAGCCCAAATGGAAAATACATTTCTTTTACTAGTGATGCAGAAGGAGGAAATAATATTTGGGTAATGAGAGCTGATGGAAGTGACGCAAAATCGATTACAAAAGAAAAATACAGATTGTTAAATAACGCCGTTTGGACGCCAGATGGAAAATCTTTAGTGGCTAGAAAACACTTTACATCTACACGTTCTGTTGGTGCTGGAGAAATGTGGCAATACCCACTTTCTGGCGAAGCCGGTTTAAAGTTAACAACCCGAAAAAACGACCAACAAGATGTAAACGACCCTTCTATTTCACCAGATGGAAGGTATTTATACTATGCAGAAGATATGTATCCTGGAGGGTATTTTCAATATAACAAAGACCCAAACAAGCAGATTTACGTTATCAAACAATACGATTTCGAAACTGGAAAAACAAAACAAGTTACAGGTGGTCCTGGGGGTGCTGCAAGACCTGTAGTTTCTAAAGACGGTAAATTATTGGCATTTGTAAAACGTGTAAGAACCAAAACAGTTTTATACATACACGAATTAGCAACTGGACGAGAATGGCCCATTTATTACGATTTAAGTAAAGACCAACAAGAAGCGTGGGCTGTTTTTGGTGTGTATCCGCATTTTTCGTGGTTGCCAAATAACAAAGAAATTATTTTTTGGTCAGAAGGTAAAATCAACAAAATTAATATCGATTCTAAAGAAGTCGTAAACATTCCTTTTGAAGTGAATCAAGATATTAAATTGGCAAAGACACATCGTGTAAAAAGAAAGGTTTTTGAACCTAATTTTACTTCAAAAATGATTAAAGACCTAAAAACTTCGCCCAATGGTAAGGTGGTTGTTTTTACTGCATTAGGGCATATTTACAAAAAAGAATTACCAAATGGTGCACCAATAAGATTAACTTCTTTAGAAGATTTTGAAGCAGAACCAAACTTTTCTCCTGACGGAAATTCAGTAATTTTTGTAACTTGGAATGACGAGAATTTAGGCGCAATTTATAAAGTTAATTTAAATGGTACTGGAGTTACTAAATTAACTTCAGAAAAAGGAATTTATAGAACTCCTGCTTATAATAATGCAGGAACAAGAATTGTGTATCGAAAAGAAAACGGCAATGGAGATCAAGGTTACGATTACACTACAAAAGCAGGAATTTACACTGCATATTTAGATGGTTCTGGTGCGAATAAAATAAGTGATGAAGGAGAATTTCCAACATTTTCTGCCAATGACGAACGAGTGTTTTTTCAAACTGGTGGGTCTTTCTTTGGTGGTTTAACAAAAAAACTAAAGAGTGTAAATTTAAATGGAGAAGACGTAAAAAGCCATTTCTCGTCTAAATTGGCCAACAGATTGGTACCAAGTAAAAGTAACAATTGGGTAGCCTTTATTCATCTTCATAAATTGTATTTAGCACCATTTGTAATGAATGGAAGTGAAATTAATTTAGATGCCAATACCAAATCTTTTCATGTAGAAAGTTTGTCGGAAAATGCTGGAATTAATTTGCATTGGTCTTCTAACGACCAAAAAGTACATTGGACTTTGGGTGACGAATATTTTTCGAAAATTGTCGAAAATAACACTACAAATCCGTTTGCAAAAACCAATTTATCGACGGTAGCTGCAACCAGTACAAAAATTGGATTGACGACAAAATCTGACATTCCTGATGGAAGAATTGCCTTTACAAACGCTCGTTTAATTACCATGGATAATGATAAGATTATTGAAAACGGAACCATTGTTATTCATAAAAACAAAATAGAAAAAATAGGTACTTCTAAAGAAGTTGCTGTGCCATCTAATGCAAAAGTGTACGATCTAAAAGGCAAAACAATTATGCCAGGAATTGTAGATGTTCACGCACACGTAGGAGCTTTTAGAAACGGATTAAGCACCCAAAAACACTGGCAATTTTATGCAAATTTAGCTTTTGGTGTTACTACTGCTCACGATCCTTCTGTAAATACAGCTGCCGCTTTTACTTTAGAAGAACTGCAAAAAAGCGGTTTAATGGTTGGCCCAAGAATGTTTTCTACAGGCTTTATTTTATATGGAGCAGAAGGCGATTTTAAAGCTGTTGTTAATAACCTAGAAGATGCTCGTTTTGCAATTTCTAGAACAAAAGCTTTTGGAGCAAAATCTGTAAAAAGTTACAATCAACCAAGAAGAGAACAGCGTCAACAAATTATGCAGGCAGCAAGAGAATATGGTGTAAATGTTGTACCTGAAGGTGGTTCTAATTTTTATGCAAACATGAGTATGATTTTTGATGGACATACAGGAATTGAACACAACATACCTGTTGCACCTTTGTACAAAGATGTTTTAACTCTTTGGAAAAATAGTAAAACTGGCTACACACCAACTTTAATTGTAAATTATGGAGGCATGAATGGCGAGTTCGAATGGTATCAAAAAACAAATGTTTGGGAAAATAAAACCTTGTTAAAATACACCCCAAGATATGTCGTGGACACACGTTCGAGACACAGAACTATGGTGCCTGAAGAAGAATATAAAAACGGACATGTTTTAGTTTCTGAGTCTGCTACAAATCTTTCAAAATTGGGCGTAAAAGTAAATTTAGGTGCACACGGACAATTGCAAGGTTTAGGTGCACATTGGGAGTTGTGGATGCTACAACAAGGAGGTTTGTCGAATTTAGAAGCCTTAAAAGCAGCTACCATTAATGGTGCAGCATACATTGGTGCTGCAGATGAAATTGGTTCTTTACAAGTTGGTAAATTAGCAGATTTAATTGTAATGGATAAGAATCCTTTAGAAAACATTCGAAACTCTAATTCTGTTATTTATACGATGGTTAATGGCCGTTTATACGATGTAAATACCATGAACGAAATTGGAAACTACAATAAAAAAAGAGGAAAGTTTTATTTTGAAAACCTAGATTACAACCAAGGTTTTCCTGTAAATTTAAAAACAAATAGTTTTACAACTCCTACTTGTAGCTGTCACTAG
- a CDS encoding MmcQ/YjbR family DNA-binding protein, whose translation MHIEELRDFCIAKKGVTEHFPFDDVTLVFKVMGKMFALVGLDRWENGEQKINLKCDPDKAEELRGAYEGIEPGFHMSKKHWNTVIINSLDVSDDLVRKLINHSYELVVKGLTKKLQAELDNLH comes from the coding sequence ATGCACATAGAAGAATTAAGAGATTTTTGTATTGCCAAAAAAGGAGTTACAGAACATTTTCCTTTTGATGATGTAACCCTTGTTTTTAAGGTGATGGGAAAGATGTTTGCTTTGGTGGGTTTAGATAGATGGGAAAATGGAGAACAGAAAATAAATTTAAAGTGCGACCCAGATAAAGCCGAAGAATTACGTGGAGCGTATGAGGGAATAGAACCTGGTTTTCACATGAGTAAAAAACATTGGAATACCGTAATTATAAATTCTTTAGATGTTTCTGATGATTTGGTTAGAAAATTAATTAACCATTCTTACGAATTAGTAGTAAAAGGTTTGACGAAGAAATTACAGGCAGAATTAGATAATTTACATTAA
- a CDS encoding magnesium and cobalt transport protein CorA, which produces MENEFLNKSSIINYSSKNYEKRSTASLNEIIFTKNDETTQWLNTYGIKYQEDFKKVIHQNKLDDFLIKLLSDEEHPNKVILLDGLLFVTTRVLITESAKFESEQMIFIVSPDYLWSIQEKQGDYFNWIRERLEGNKGIVRKKKADYLLFLLLESIIDNYQDTYQENAELSSNELSSANIKPTPEFTSLVEKRKQELFNFKKATISLKDTIVKLEKIEIKGFNVKYFSELKEQTNNLISNIDFELQELESKINLIFSIQGHRLNEVMKTLTILSVIFIPLTFLAGIYGMNFEHIPELKFKYGYFILLGVMVLVTIVSVWYFKRKKWF; this is translated from the coding sequence ATGGAAAACGAATTTCTAAATAAGTCCTCTATTATAAATTATTCGAGTAAAAACTACGAAAAAAGAAGTACTGCTTCATTAAATGAAATAATTTTTACTAAAAATGATGAGACTACACAATGGTTAAACACTTATGGTATTAAATACCAAGAAGATTTTAAAAAGGTAATTCATCAAAATAAATTAGACGATTTTTTAATAAAACTATTAAGCGACGAAGAACACCCTAATAAGGTTATTTTACTAGATGGTTTGTTGTTTGTAACTACACGTGTTTTAATTACTGAAAGCGCTAAATTTGAGTCTGAACAAATGATTTTTATTGTTTCGCCTGATTATTTATGGTCTATTCAAGAAAAACAAGGCGATTATTTTAATTGGATTCGCGAACGTTTAGAAGGAAACAAAGGCATTGTTAGAAAGAAAAAAGCCGATTATTTATTATTTTTATTATTAGAATCTATTATTGATAATTACCAAGATACCTATCAAGAAAACGCAGAATTAAGCTCAAATGAGTTGAGTTCTGCGAATATAAAACCAACTCCAGAATTTACTTCTTTGGTAGAAAAAAGAAAGCAAGAGTTATTTAATTTTAAAAAAGCAACCATTAGTTTAAAAGACACCATTGTTAAGTTAGAAAAAATAGAAATTAAAGGTTTTAACGTAAAATATTTTAGCGAATTAAAAGAGCAAACGAATAATTTAATATCGAACATCGATTTTGAACTACAAGAGTTAGAAAGTAAAATAAACTTAATTTTTAGTATTCAAGGACATCGTTTAAATGAAGTAATGAAAACGTTAACGATTCTTTCTGTAATTTTTATTCCGCTTACGTTTTTAGCAGGAATTTATGGAATGAATTTCGAACATATTCCTGAACTAAAATTTAAATATGGGTATTTTATTTTGTTAGGAGTAATGGTTTTAGTAACCATTGTTTCTGTTTGGTACTTTAAACGTAAAAAGTGGTTTTAG
- a CDS encoding cyclase family protein — MKATIEYNSRRIVVNISNPLDISIPIDTSKENVNAWYIGDPKISPEEIDGETVKVSEGAVVNFNNIHFNPHSHITHTECVGHITEKVHSVNKNLKYFIFLAEVVTVAPESKGDDLVISAKQLKSALGNKKRDAIVIRTIPNLSDKKSMRYSNTNPPYLLEEAAIYLREKGIKHLLIDLPSVDKEKDDGALLAHNAFWNTSGKIRMNATITEFIYVPNSVEDGEYLLNLMIAPFENDATPSKPVLYKIIK, encoded by the coding sequence ATGAAGGCAACCATAGAGTACAATTCTAGGAGAATAGTCGTAAATATTTCCAATCCTTTAGATATTTCTATACCCATAGACACTTCGAAAGAGAATGTAAATGCTTGGTATATAGGCGATCCAAAAATTTCTCCGGAAGAAATCGATGGCGAAACTGTAAAAGTTTCAGAAGGGGCTGTTGTAAATTTTAATAATATTCACTTTAACCCACATTCGCATATTACGCACACAGAGTGTGTGGGGCATATTACAGAAAAAGTACATTCTGTAAATAAAAATTTAAAATATTTTATATTTCTTGCAGAAGTAGTTACAGTTGCGCCAGAAAGTAAAGGCGACGATTTGGTAATTTCGGCAAAACAACTAAAATCGGCGTTAGGAAATAAGAAAAGAGATGCGATTGTAATTAGAACGATACCGAATTTATCAGATAAAAAGTCGATGAGATATTCGAATACGAATCCGCCTTATTTGTTAGAAGAAGCTGCTATTTATTTAAGAGAAAAAGGCATCAAACATTTATTAATCGATTTGCCTTCTGTAGATAAAGAAAAAGACGATGGGGCGTTGTTAGCACACAATGCTTTTTGGAATACTTCAGGAAAAATAAGAATGAATGCAACAATTACAGAGTTTATTTACGTGCCAAATTCAGTAGAAGATGGAGAGTATTTGTTGAATTTAATGATTGCTCCTTTCGAAAATGATGCAACTCCAAGCAAGCCTGTTTTGTATAAGATTATTAAGTAA
- the hemW gene encoding radical SAM family heme chaperone HemW: MSGIYIHIPFCKQACFYCDFHFSTSLKKKEAMLLAFIKEIEIRKSELGDKIVETIYFGGGTPSVLNKDEIELLINAVYNNFKVVANPEITLEANPDDLSEEKIIALSKSPINRLSIGIQSFFERDLKLMNRAHNSIEAKNCLSVAIRHFKNISVDLIYGIPDCSNKEWRENIQTALSFGISHISSYALTVEPKTALETLIAKGKIKKVSEKKAQEQFYILMEELEKAGFIHYELSNFGKEGLFSKNNSSYWLGKSYLGIGPSAHSFDGKQRSWNVRNNTQYIKSIQENNLPIERETLSKTDNYNEYIMTGLRTIWGVSLAKIKSNYGEKYLHYLKNQSQKYIDEKLLEIVVTTNGVEKLTTTKRGKFLCDGIASDLFMLNSI; the protein is encoded by the coding sequence ATGTCTGGAATCTACATTCACATCCCATTTTGCAAACAAGCATGTTTCTATTGCGACTTTCATTTTTCTACTTCTTTAAAGAAAAAAGAAGCAATGCTTTTAGCTTTCATTAAAGAAATCGAAATCAGAAAAAGCGAGTTAGGTGATAAAATTGTAGAAACCATTTACTTTGGAGGAGGAACCCCATCTGTTTTAAATAAGGATGAAATAGAGCTTTTAATAAATGCTGTTTACAATAACTTTAAAGTGGTCGCCAACCCAGAAATTACTTTAGAAGCCAACCCAGATGATTTATCTGAAGAAAAAATAATCGCACTTTCGAAGTCACCAATCAATCGACTAAGTATTGGAATTCAATCTTTTTTCGAGAGAGATTTAAAGTTGATGAATCGTGCACATAATTCCATAGAAGCTAAAAATTGTTTGTCTGTCGCAATTCGCCATTTTAAGAATATTTCTGTAGATTTAATTTACGGAATTCCAGATTGTTCGAATAAAGAATGGCGAGAAAATATACAAACAGCCTTAAGTTTTGGTATTTCACACATTTCTAGTTATGCCTTAACTGTAGAACCAAAAACGGCTTTAGAAACGCTTATTGCTAAAGGAAAAATTAAAAAGGTTAGCGAAAAAAAAGCGCAAGAACAGTTTTATATTTTAATGGAGGAATTAGAAAAGGCTGGTTTTATTCATTATGAATTATCTAATTTCGGGAAAGAGGGGCTCTTTAGCAAAAATAATTCTTCTTATTGGTTAGGAAAATCGTATTTAGGCATTGGCCCTTCTGCACATTCTTTCGACGGAAAACAACGGAGTTGGAATGTTAGAAACAATACCCAATATATTAAATCTATTCAAGAAAATAACTTGCCAATAGAAAGAGAAACTTTATCTAAAACCGATAATTATAATGAGTATATAATGACAGGTTTACGCACCATTTGGGGCGTTTCTTTAGCGAAAATAAAAAGTAATTACGGAGAAAAATACCTACATTATTTAAAAAATCAATCTCAAAAATATATAGATGAAAAATTACTAGAAATTGTAGTTACAACAAACGGAGTAGAGAAATTAACAACGACAAAAAGAGGAAAATTCTTATGTGACGGAATTGCATCGGATCTTTTTATGTTGAATTCAATTTAA
- a CDS encoding four helix bundle protein — protein sequence MSFIDLLAFKKSFTLSMKIFEISKSFPKEERYSLTDQIRRSSRSVSANISEAYRKRQYPKHFSSKLTDSDAENSETLTWLMFALECKYIDKGTFENLSAENSEVGKLINYMINNPGKFGVK from the coding sequence ATGAGCTTTATAGACCTATTAGCATTTAAAAAATCGTTTACTTTATCGATGAAAATTTTTGAAATTTCTAAATCTTTTCCAAAAGAAGAAAGATATTCTCTAACAGATCAAATAAGAAGATCTTCTAGAAGTGTGTCTGCAAATATATCTGAAGCTTATAGAAAAAGACAATATCCAAAACACTTTTCAAGTAAGTTAACTGATTCTGATGCTGAAAATTCGGAAACTTTAACTTGGCTAATGTTTGCTTTAGAATGTAAATACATTGATAAAGGTACTTTTGAAAATTTATCTGCTGAAAACTCAGAAGTTGGAAAGTTAATTAATTATATGATTAATAATCCTGGTAAATTTGGAGTTAAATAG
- the ruvC gene encoding crossover junction endodeoxyribonuclease RuvC codes for MAIEKIILGIDPGTTIMGFGLIKIVGKKMEFIQMNELLLTKYDDHYLKLKLIFDRTIELIDTYNPDEIAIEAPFFGKNVQSMLKLGRAQGVAMAAGLSRQIPITEYLPKKIKMAITGNGSASKEQVALMLKSLLNLKTLPKNLDATDGLAAAVCHFYNSGRVVGGKNYTGWASFVKQNPKKVK; via the coding sequence GTGGCGATAGAAAAAATAATTTTAGGAATTGACCCAGGAACTACAATTATGGGGTTTGGATTGATAAAAATTGTTGGAAAAAAGATGGAGTTTATTCAAATGAATGAGTTACTGCTTACAAAATACGACGACCATTATTTAAAATTAAAACTAATTTTCGATAGAACTATTGAATTGATTGACACTTATAACCCTGATGAAATTGCTATTGAAGCGCCCTTTTTTGGAAAAAATGTACAAAGTATGTTAAAATTAGGAAGAGCGCAAGGTGTTGCCATGGCTGCAGGTTTGTCGAGACAAATTCCTATTACAGAATATTTGCCAAAGAAAATTAAAATGGCAATTACCGGAAATGGAAGCGCGAGTAAAGAGCAAGTTGCACTAATGTTAAAATCGCTTTTAAACTTAAAAACTTTACCCAAAAATTTAGATGCTACAGATGGTTTGGCGGCTGCAGTTTGTCATTTTTACAATTCTGGGCGAGTTGTTGGAGGAAAAAACTATACTGGTTGGGCAAGTTTTGTAAAGCAAAATCCTAAAAAAGTTAAATAA
- a CDS encoding glycosyltransferase family 2 protein codes for MIWFALFTFILYAILIIALAVGFTKVDEFILKNSKPKTSFSVIIPFRNEAKNLPNLLKSISLLNYPKELVEFIFVDDASSDNSLVIIERVLDTISRKSEITRTNIHVIKNVRTTNSPKKDAITTAISIAKNSWILTTDADCILPENWLTTFDNFIQQKKPKMVVAPVNYKVKHGFLEQFQLLDFISLQASTIGGFGIHFPFLCNGANLGYKKESFLKLNGFSGNNTIASGDDIFLFEKFIENDKKSVKFLKSRNAMVTTFPVKTWKDLINQRVRWASKTSKIKDYKVKLIGVLIFFTNLMVLFSLFYFDSVLLKLFPITLKISIDLCLFMPTINFYKHKKSGYKWYVLCSFFYPFFSVFIVLKSLFSKYNWKGRTFKK; via the coding sequence ATGATTTGGTTTGCCCTTTTTACATTCATTTTATATGCAATTTTAATAATTGCACTCGCTGTGGGTTTTACCAAAGTTGATGAATTTATACTTAAAAACTCAAAACCAAAAACTTCGTTTTCTGTAATTATTCCTTTTCGAAATGAAGCCAAAAATTTGCCGAATTTATTAAAATCTATATCTCTATTAAATTATCCGAAGGAATTAGTAGAATTTATTTTTGTGGATGATGCCTCTTCTGATAATTCTTTAGTGATAATTGAACGAGTTCTCGATACAATTTCGCGAAAAAGCGAAATCACTCGAACGAACATACATGTTATCAAAAATGTAAGAACCACAAATTCACCCAAAAAAGATGCGATTACAACAGCCATTTCCATCGCCAAAAACAGTTGGATTCTTACTACAGATGCAGATTGTATTTTACCTGAAAATTGGCTAACAACTTTCGATAATTTTATTCAACAAAAAAAACCGAAAATGGTAGTTGCTCCTGTAAATTATAAGGTTAAACATGGTTTTTTAGAGCAGTTTCAATTGTTAGATTTTATAAGTTTGCAAGCAAGCACAATTGGAGGTTTTGGTATTCATTTTCCTTTTTTGTGTAATGGTGCCAATTTGGGGTATAAAAAAGAATCTTTTTTAAAATTAAATGGGTTTAGTGGCAACAACACCATTGCCAGTGGCGATGATATTTTTCTGTTTGAAAAGTTTATAGAAAATGATAAAAAATCGGTAAAATTTTTAAAATCGAGAAATGCTATGGTAACTACTTTTCCTGTAAAAACATGGAAAGACCTAATAAACCAACGAGTTAGATGGGCTTCCAAAACCAGTAAAATTAAAGATTATAAAGTAAAATTAATAGGTGTATTGATCTTTTTTACAAACCTAATGGTTCTTTTTAGCTTATTTTACTTCGATAGTGTATTGCTTAAATTGTTTCCAATAACCCTAAAAATTAGTATTGATTTGTGTTTATTTATGCCGACAATTAATTTTTATAAACATAAAAAGTCGGGCTACAAATGGTATGTGTTGTGTAGTTTTTTTTATCCTTTTTTTAGTGTGTTTATTGTTTTAAAATCTTTATTTTCTAAGTATAATTGGAAAGGAAGAACGTTTAAAAAATAA
- the mnmD gene encoding tRNA (5-methylaminomethyl-2-thiouridine)(34)-methyltransferase MnmD, with translation MKREIRITSDGSTTIHLPDWNEQYHSKNGSINETYHVFIENGLRQISADKVAILEIGFGTGLNAFITYLEAKKPVDYVGVEAYPVISEEIKKMNFITVLDAKEENAIFNKMHEVPWEEKHQLTSNFSILKRKQFFEDISDKDAFHLIYFDAFGARVQPQLWTEDIFAKMFTALKENGILVTYSAKGSVRRAMQAVGFTVERLPGPPGKREMLRAVKK, from the coding sequence GTGAAAAGAGAAATACGAATTACTTCAGATGGTTCTACAACCATTCATTTACCAGATTGGAATGAGCAATATCACTCTAAAAATGGCTCGATTAACGAAACCTATCACGTTTTTATAGAAAACGGTTTAAGACAAATTTCTGCAGATAAAGTTGCGATTCTCGAAATAGGTTTTGGTACAGGTTTAAACGCTTTTATTACTTATTTAGAAGCCAAAAAACCAGTAGATTACGTTGGGGTAGAGGCATACCCAGTAATTTCAGAAGAAATTAAAAAAATGAATTTTATTACTGTTTTAGATGCCAAGGAAGAAAATGCAATTTTTAATAAAATGCACGAAGTTCCGTGGGAAGAAAAACATCAACTTACATCAAATTTTTCAATCTTAAAAAGAAAACAATTTTTCGAAGACATTTCAGATAAAGATGCCTTTCATTTAATTTATTTTGATGCTTTTGGTGCACGTGTGCAACCACAATTATGGACAGAAGATATTTTTGCTAAAATGTTTACAGCCTTAAAAGAAAACGGAATTTTAGTAACTTATTCTGCAAAAGGAAGCGTTAGAAGAGCTATGCAAGCAGTTGGTTTTACAGTAGAACGTTTGCCTGGACCTCCAGGAAAAAGAGAGATGTTAAGAGCTGTAAAAAAGTAA
- a CDS encoding DUF4920 domain-containing protein — protein sequence MQSIKVIVKFCAIVALVFTACKDGKKDHKTLENTTEEMAYATFGDKISEKDAFTKDQMLAKFENMNVGDTIDVKFTSEIKEVCSKKGCWMKLPLNEETETMVRFKDYGFFMPLDSQGKQVIVEGKAFVKITPVEELQHYAQDAGKSKEEIAKITKPKKEFAFEAKGVLLGKK from the coding sequence ATGCAATCTATAAAGGTAATCGTTAAATTTTGTGCAATCGTAGCATTGGTTTTTACAGCTTGTAAAGATGGAAAAAAAGACCATAAAACACTAGAAAATACCACAGAAGAAATGGCATACGCAACTTTTGGAGATAAAATTTCTGAAAAAGATGCGTTCACAAAAGACCAAATGTTGGCGAAATTCGAAAACATGAATGTGGGTGATACTATTGATGTAAAATTTACTTCAGAAATTAAAGAAGTTTGTTCTAAAAAAGGTTGTTGGATGAAACTACCTTTAAATGAAGAAACAGAAACCATGGTTCGTTTTAAAGATTATGGTTTTTTTATGCCTTTAGATTCGCAAGGAAAACAAGTAATTGTAGAAGGAAAAGCTTTCGTAAAAATTACGCCTGTAGAAGAATTGCAACATTATGCACAAGATGCAGGAAAAAGTAAAGAAGAAATTGCCAAAATTACCAAGCCTAAAAAAGAATTTGCTTTTGAAGCCAAGGGTGTTTTATTAGGAAAAAAATAA